From a single Nissabacter sp. SGAir0207 genomic region:
- a CDS encoding multidrug efflux RND transporter permease subunit, which translates to MNPSRLFIQRPVATLLLMAAILLSGLFAYRMLSTSALPQVDYPTIQVTTLYPGASPDVMASAVTAPLERQLGQMAGLSQMYSTSSSGSSVITLKFSLDLSLDVAEQEVQAAINAANSLLPNDLPNPPTYKKVNPADSAVITLAATSSSLPLIKVQDLVNTRVALKLSQISGVGMVTLAGGHQPAIRVQMNPQALAAHNLTLEDVNTLIGNSNVNGSKGGFDGPYHSITIDANDQLRTAEEYGNLILTYQDGAALRLRDIATITEAEENSFQSAWANRQPAIVIGVQRQPGANVISVVDSIKQKLPQLQAALPEGVKISILSDRTQTIRASISDVQFELMLSIALVVMVTFLFLRNVAATLIPSVAVPLSLVGTFGVMYLAGFSLNNLSLMALTIATGFVIDDAIVVVENISRRLEQGESPMQAALNGSRQIGFTIISLTFSLIAVLIPLLFMGDVVGRLFREFAITLAVSILVSMAVSLTLTPMLCAYLLHHIPEERQSRFYRKGGQIFDRLIAGYDRLLTVVLNHQRLTLLVALATVALTALLYLAVPKGFFPTQDTGLIQGITVASQDVSFKEMSRRQQALAEVVLQNPAVESLSSTLGIDGSNTSLNSGRMQINLKPFDERDGRADAVIAELRQAVRQVPGIQLYLQSAQDLTVNDQVTPSQYQFTLDDADSENLVTWTPKLVAAMQANPAFSEVTSNLQDQGQVAYVELNRDAAARYGITASDVDTALYNAFGQRLVSTIFTQSNQYRVVLEVAPRFQQSPASFDDIYLAASDTSGSSSSDSSSTSSTESNTGMVKLTAIATIHQRTGSLVHARLNQFPAVTLSFNLNDGYSLEQAQQAIADLSAQLKLPESISLRYQGESSAFQSATGNTLWLILAALLTMYVVLGILYESFIHPVTILSTLPSAAVGALLTLLLAGTEFSLIALIGVILLIGIVKKNAIMMIDFALEAEQKQHLSPRDAIHQACLLRFRPILMTTMAALLGALPLMLAHGSGAELRQPLGLVIVGGLVFSQVLTLFSTPVIYLYFDRLAERGRRFWRRKGPQGAR; encoded by the coding sequence ATGAACCCGTCCCGCCTGTTTATCCAGCGGCCGGTCGCCACCCTGTTGCTGATGGCCGCGATCCTGCTCTCTGGCCTGTTCGCCTACCGGATGCTCTCCACCTCGGCGCTGCCGCAGGTGGACTACCCCACCATCCAGGTGACCACCCTCTACCCCGGTGCCAGCCCGGACGTGATGGCCTCCGCCGTCACCGCGCCGCTGGAGCGCCAGCTCGGCCAGATGGCAGGCCTGAGCCAGATGTACTCCACCAGCTCCAGCGGCTCCTCGGTGATCACGCTGAAGTTCAGCCTCGATTTGTCACTCGACGTGGCAGAGCAGGAGGTGCAGGCGGCCATCAACGCGGCCAACAGCCTGCTGCCGAACGACCTGCCCAACCCGCCGACCTACAAGAAGGTCAACCCGGCGGACAGCGCGGTGATCACCCTGGCCGCCACCTCCTCCTCGCTGCCGCTGATCAAGGTGCAGGATCTGGTCAACACCCGCGTTGCGCTGAAGCTGTCGCAGATCTCCGGCGTCGGCATGGTGACGCTGGCTGGCGGCCACCAGCCCGCCATTCGCGTGCAGATGAACCCGCAGGCGCTGGCGGCGCACAACCTGACGCTGGAGGATGTCAACACGCTGATTGGCAACAGCAACGTCAACGGCTCCAAGGGCGGCTTTGATGGCCCTTACCACTCCATCACCATTGACGCCAATGACCAGCTACGCACCGCCGAGGAGTACGGCAACCTGATCCTCACCTATCAGGATGGCGCGGCGCTGCGGCTGCGTGACATCGCCACCATTACCGAAGCGGAGGAGAACAGCTTCCAGTCCGCGTGGGCCAACCGCCAGCCAGCGATTGTGATCGGCGTGCAGCGCCAGCCGGGTGCCAACGTGATTTCGGTGGTGGACAGCATCAAGCAGAAGCTGCCGCAGTTGCAGGCGGCGCTGCCGGAGGGGGTGAAGATTTCGATCCTCTCCGACCGCACCCAGACCATCCGCGCCTCCATCAGCGACGTGCAGTTTGAGCTGATGCTCTCCATCGCGCTGGTGGTGATGGTGACCTTCCTGTTCCTGCGCAACGTCGCGGCGACGCTGATCCCCAGCGTGGCGGTGCCGCTGTCGCTGGTCGGCACCTTCGGCGTGATGTATCTGGCCGGTTTCAGCCTCAACAACCTGTCGCTGATGGCGCTGACCATCGCCACTGGCTTCGTGATCGATGACGCCATCGTGGTGGTGGAGAACATCTCGCGCCGACTGGAGCAGGGTGAATCCCCGATGCAGGCGGCGCTCAACGGCTCGCGGCAGATTGGCTTTACCATCATTTCACTCACCTTCTCGCTGATTGCGGTGCTGATCCCGCTGCTGTTTATGGGCGACGTGGTGGGCCGACTGTTCCGCGAGTTCGCCATTACGCTGGCGGTGTCGATTCTGGTGTCGATGGCGGTGTCGCTGACGCTGACGCCGATGCTGTGCGCCTACCTGCTGCACCACATCCCGGAGGAGCGCCAGAGCCGCTTCTACCGCAAGGGCGGCCAGATTTTCGACCGGCTGATCGCTGGCTATGACCGCCTGCTGACGGTGGTGCTTAACCACCAGCGCCTGACGCTGCTGGTGGCGCTGGCGACCGTCGCCCTCACCGCCCTGCTCTATCTGGCGGTGCCGAAGGGCTTCTTCCCGACGCAGGACACCGGCCTGATTCAGGGCATTACCGTGGCGTCACAGGATGTGTCGTTCAAGGAGATGAGCCGCCGCCAGCAGGCGCTGGCAGAAGTGGTGTTGCAGAACCCGGCGGTGGAGAGCCTCTCCTCCACGCTGGGCATTGATGGCAGCAACACCAGCCTCAACAGCGGCCGGATGCAGATCAACCTGAAGCCGTTTGATGAGCGTGACGGGCGCGCCGACGCGGTGATCGCCGAGCTGCGGCAGGCGGTGCGGCAGGTGCCGGGCATCCAGCTCTACCTGCAATCCGCGCAGGATTTGACGGTCAATGATCAGGTGACGCCGAGCCAGTACCAGTTCACGCTGGATGACGCCGACAGCGAGAATCTGGTGACCTGGACCCCGAAACTGGTGGCAGCGATGCAGGCCAACCCGGCCTTCAGCGAGGTGACCAGCAACTTGCAGGATCAGGGCCAGGTGGCCTATGTCGAGCTGAACCGCGATGCGGCGGCACGCTATGGCATCACCGCCTCGGACGTGGACACCGCGCTCTACAACGCCTTCGGCCAGCGGCTGGTCTCCACCATCTTCACCCAGTCAAACCAGTACCGCGTGGTGCTGGAGGTGGCACCGCGCTTCCAGCAGTCGCCCGCCTCCTTTGATGACATCTATCTGGCGGCCAGCGACACCTCGGGCAGCAGTTCAAGCGACAGCAGCTCCACCAGCAGCACGGAGAGCAACACGGGCATGGTGAAGCTGACTGCCATCGCCACCATCCACCAGCGCACCGGCTCGCTGGTGCACGCCCGGCTGAACCAGTTCCCGGCGGTGACGCTGTCATTCAACCTGAACGACGGCTACTCGCTGGAGCAGGCGCAGCAGGCGATTGCCGACCTGAGCGCGCAACTGAAGCTGCCGGAGAGCATCAGCCTGCGCTACCAGGGCGAAAGTTCCGCCTTCCAGAGCGCCACCGGCAACACCCTGTGGCTGATTCTGGCGGCGCTGCTCACCATGTATGTGGTGCTGGGCATTTTGTATGAGAGCTTTATCCACCCGGTGACCATCCTCTCCACCCTGCCCTCGGCGGCGGTGGGCGCGCTGCTGACGCTGCTGCTGGCTGGCACCGAGTTCAGCCTGATCGCGTTGATTGGCGTGATTCTGCTGATTGGCATCGTGAAGAAGAACGCCATCATGATGATCGACTTTGCGCTGGAGGCGGAGCAGAAGCAGCACCTGTCGCCGCGTGACGCCATCCACCAAGCCTGCCTGCTGCGCTTCCGGCCGATTCTGATGACCACCATGGCGGCGCTGCTCGGCGCGCTGCCGCTGATGCTGGCGCACGGCTCGGGCGCGGAGCTGCGCCAGCCGCTGGGGCTGGTGATCGTCGGCGGGCTGGTGTTCAGCCAGGTGCTGACGCTCTTCTCCACGCCGGTTATCTACCTCTACTTTGACCGGCTGGCCGAACGCGGCCGACGCTTCTGGCGCCGCAAAGGCCCGCAGGGGGCGCGATGA
- a CDS encoding HlyD family secretion protein, whose protein sequence is MRPMNSDKNNASQDASAPEESGHRDNAQRQHDNGQGKQEKQDNQKGSDNDQDKQDDKEGGKRKGPGKKPLIILGVVVVVIVIVALISWFLTRNQETTDDAFTEGDAVTIAPKVAGYVTDLAVNDNQLVKKGQLLVKIDPRDAVAERDRAQAQLGTALSQLHQSQVQLDLAKVQYPAQLAQAKAQQAQAEANLVNAQADYKRQRGVDPRATTQRNIDAANAQLRSAAAQLENAKAQVQVASQVQLQIRQAQANVEAAQQQVEQAKAQLETANLNLSYTEVRAPFDGYVTKRNVQLGTLVQAGSSLFSLVSPNIWVTANFKESQLERMNPGDKVEVSIDAYPDIELHGHIDSIQQGSGSRFSTFPAENATGNYVKIVQRVPVKIVIDSGLNPNQPLPLGLSVVPKVTVE, encoded by the coding sequence ATGAGACCTATGAACAGCGATAAAAATAACGCGTCACAGGACGCATCTGCACCGGAGGAGTCCGGGCATCGGGATAACGCCCAGCGTCAACACGATAATGGGCAGGGCAAACAGGAAAAACAGGACAACCAGAAAGGATCGGATAACGATCAGGATAAACAGGACGATAAGGAGGGCGGCAAGCGCAAAGGCCCCGGCAAGAAGCCGCTGATTATCCTCGGCGTGGTGGTGGTGGTGATTGTCATCGTCGCGCTGATCTCCTGGTTCCTGACACGTAATCAGGAGACCACCGATGACGCCTTCACCGAGGGCGACGCGGTGACCATCGCGCCAAAAGTGGCTGGCTATGTCACCGATCTGGCGGTCAACGACAACCAGCTGGTGAAAAAAGGGCAGCTGCTGGTGAAAATTGACCCGCGTGACGCCGTTGCGGAGCGTGACCGTGCGCAGGCGCAGCTCGGCACGGCGCTGTCGCAACTGCATCAGTCGCAGGTGCAACTGGATCTGGCGAAAGTGCAGTATCCGGCGCAACTGGCACAGGCCAAGGCGCAACAGGCGCAGGCAGAGGCCAATCTGGTCAACGCGCAGGCGGACTACAAACGCCAACGTGGCGTGGACCCGCGCGCCACTACCCAACGCAACATCGATGCCGCCAACGCGCAGCTGCGATCCGCTGCCGCGCAACTGGAGAACGCCAAGGCACAGGTGCAGGTGGCGTCACAGGTGCAGTTGCAGATCCGTCAGGCTCAGGCCAACGTCGAAGCGGCCCAGCAACAGGTCGAGCAGGCGAAAGCCCAGCTGGAAACCGCCAACCTCAACCTCTCCTACACCGAGGTGCGCGCGCCCTTTGATGGCTACGTCACCAAACGCAATGTCCAGCTCGGCACGCTGGTACAGGCCGGATCCTCGCTGTTCTCGCTGGTCTCGCCGAACATCTGGGTCACCGCCAACTTCAAAGAGTCCCAGCTTGAGCGGATGAACCCCGGCGACAAAGTGGAGGTCAGCATCGATGCCTACCCGGACATCGAACTGCACGGCCACATAGACAGCATCCAGCAGGGATCGGGATCGCGCTTCTCCACCTTCCCGGCGGAAAACGCCACCGGCAACTATGTGAAAATCGTCCAGCGCGTGCCGGTGAAAATTGTCATCGACAGTGGGCTGAACCCCAACCAGCCGCTGCCGCTCGGCCTGTCGGTGGTGCCTAAGGTCACGGTGGAATGA
- a CDS encoding DHA2 family efflux MFS transporter permease subunit: protein MSNDRQWQPASNPWAVAVVVTLAVFMEILDTTIVNVALPHVAGSLSSSYDESTWVLTSYLVANGIVLPISAFLSRVFGRKTYFLICITMFTVSSFLCGIATELWQMILFRIMQGFFGGGLQPVQQSVLLDYFKPADRGKAFGLSSIAIIVAPVVGPTLGGWITDHYSWRWVFLINIPVGILTVLAVMQLLEDPPWEKKVESKKLSIDYIGIGLIALGLGCLQVMLDRGEDDDWFQSSFIVLFATLAVIGIVGAVYWLFYAKRPVVDLRCLLDRNFAVASLLMAGMAMILYGSSVLMPQLAQQQLGYTATLSGLVMSPGAILIVLSIPLVLKLMPIIQTRIIIAFGFFLLLMSFVYSSHLVPNVDFETMVLMRSAQSIGLGFLFVPLTTIAFVTLSPKLNADGAALFTMFRNVAGSIGISLATAAITERSQAHSAHMVSHMTPLDEQFRQAVQQGAEAIRNFTGLAGDPTSLATGQLYQEMISQTRILAYNDVFMLCGLMSLIMIPLCFLLSPIKSEGSAGGH from the coding sequence ATGAGCAACGATCGTCAATGGCAACCCGCCAGCAACCCGTGGGCGGTGGCGGTGGTGGTGACGCTGGCGGTGTTCATGGAGATCCTGGACACCACCATCGTCAACGTGGCGCTACCCCACGTCGCCGGCTCGCTCTCCTCCAGCTATGATGAGTCCACTTGGGTGCTCACCTCCTATCTGGTGGCGAACGGCATCGTGCTGCCCATCTCGGCTTTCCTGAGCCGGGTGTTCGGCCGCAAGACCTACTTCCTGATCTGCATCACCATGTTTACCGTCAGCTCCTTCCTGTGCGGCATCGCCACCGAACTGTGGCAGATGATCCTGTTCCGCATCATGCAGGGCTTCTTCGGCGGCGGACTGCAACCGGTGCAGCAGTCAGTGTTGCTGGACTACTTCAAGCCCGCCGATCGCGGCAAGGCGTTCGGCCTCTCCTCTATCGCCATCATCGTCGCGCCGGTGGTTGGCCCGACGCTCGGCGGCTGGATCACCGACCACTACAGCTGGCGCTGGGTCTTCTTGATCAACATCCCGGTCGGCATCCTGACGGTGCTGGCAGTGATGCAGCTGCTGGAAGATCCGCCGTGGGAGAAGAAGGTGGAGAGCAAGAAGCTGAGCATCGACTACATCGGCATCGGGTTGATCGCCCTTGGCCTCGGCTGTTTGCAGGTGATGCTCGACCGCGGCGAGGATGATGACTGGTTCCAGTCCAGCTTTATCGTGCTGTTCGCCACGCTGGCGGTGATCGGCATTGTCGGCGCGGTCTACTGGCTGTTCTACGCCAAACGGCCGGTGGTAGATCTGCGCTGCCTGCTTGACCGCAACTTCGCGGTCGCCAGCCTGCTGATGGCTGGCATGGCGATGATCCTCTACGGCAGCTCGGTGCTGATGCCACAATTGGCGCAGCAGCAACTGGGCTACACCGCCACCCTCTCCGGGCTGGTGATGTCGCCGGGGGCGATCTTGATTGTGCTGTCGATCCCGCTGGTGCTGAAGCTGATGCCGATCATACAGACGCGGATCATCATCGCCTTCGGCTTCTTCCTGCTGCTGATGTCGTTCGTCTACTCCAGCCATCTGGTGCCGAATGTCGATTTCGAAACCATGGTGCTGATGCGCAGCGCGCAGTCTATCGGGCTGGGCTTCCTGTTCGTGCCGCTGACCACCATCGCTTTTGTGACGCTGTCACCGAAATTGAACGCCGATGGCGCGGCGCTGTTCACCATGTTCCGTAACGTGGCCGGGTCGATCGGCATTTCGCTGGCGACGGCGGCGATCACCGAGCGGTCGCAGGCGCACAGCGCCCATATGGTCAGCCACATGACGCCGCTGGATGAGCAGTTCCGGCAGGCGGTGCAGCAGGGCGCGGAGGCGATCCGCAACTTTACCGGGCTGGCGGGCGACCCAACGTCGCTGGCGACCGGCCAGCTTTACCAAGAGATGATCAGCCAGACCCGCATTCTGGCCTATAACGACGTGTTTATGCTGTGCGGGCTGATGTCGCTGATCATGATTCCACTCTGTTTTTTGCTTTCGCCGATCAAGAGCGAAGGCAGTGCGGGAGGGCACTGA
- a CDS encoding multidrug efflux RND transporter permease subunit — MSEPTARRARPWNLSRLFIFRPVATLLLTLAILLLGGLGYRLLPVAPLPQVDFPTIMVSASLPGASPETMAATVATPLERALGQIAGISEMTSSSSQGSSNIILQFDLDRDINGAARDVQGAINAARSLLPSSMPSLPTYRKANPSEAPIMMLALTSSTRTSGELYDLASSQIKQKVAQVQGVGEVSLFGSALPAVRIDLEPQRLTHFGLSLDSVRSAIANATSNQPKGMLQGSGQSWVVDSNGQLDQAKAYRSLVIRYQDGQAVRLSDVAKVYDAVEDNYNVGYYNGARAVMLGVTRSAGANMLQTIDAIKAQIPALREALPSDTGLQIVVDRSPNIRASLHDTEETLLIAVLLVIAVVFVFLRDIKAVIIPALALPVSLIGTCALMYLLGYSLDNLSLMALIIATGFVVDDAIVVLENITRYIEQGLGPVRASLKGAQEVSFTVLSMTLSLIAVFLPILLMGSIVGRLFREFAVTLSISLGISMLVSLSLTPMLCSRLLRRKPPVEKRPHPLYMAIERALTRLLAAYSRALNWVMRHQRLTLFSLLLTIMLNVFLYGVVQKGFFPNQDTGLLMGMLRADQSTSFQSMKPKMEAFSKMIQADPAVDGVMSSMGSGGFGSRNSANFFVHLKDFDQRDATAAEVANRLTMKGMSQPGLQLFLMPAQDLHIGGRSANASYQFSLQADDLDTLRTWTPKVQKALEALPQLTSVDSDAQTGGQEVMLTIDRDAATRLGVDVNMLDTMLNNAFSQRQVATIYKTLNQYHVVMNLNANFTGDPAILHQLHVVNDQGDAVPLDAFTRLSGANAPLSVAHQGQSATSTVAFNLADGVSLEQAQQAIDEAMAKIGLPDTIQAGFQGTAKAFSALTASMPWLILAALAAVYIVLGMLYESYIHPLTILSTLPSAGVGALLLLLLTNTQLTVIALIGILLLIGIVKKNAIMMIDFALAAERDRGLTPQQAITQACLMRFRPIMMTTLAAFFGALPLALGSGGDADLRSPLGMAIAGGLALSQLLTLFTTPVVYLYLDRLSRRTRSVWQRVRARGATTGH, encoded by the coding sequence ATGAGTGAACCGACCGCGCGCCGCGCACGGCCGTGGAACCTGTCACGGCTGTTTATCTTCCGCCCGGTGGCGACGCTGCTGCTGACGCTGGCGATCCTGCTGCTCGGCGGGCTGGGCTACCGGTTGCTGCCGGTAGCCCCGCTGCCACAGGTGGACTTCCCGACCATCATGGTCAGCGCCAGCCTGCCGGGAGCCAGCCCGGAGACGATGGCGGCCACCGTCGCCACGCCGCTGGAGCGCGCGCTGGGGCAGATCGCTGGCATCAGCGAGATGACCTCCAGCAGTTCGCAAGGCTCCAGCAACATCATCCTGCAATTTGACCTCGACCGGGACATCAACGGCGCGGCGCGCGACGTGCAGGGGGCGATCAATGCCGCGCGCAGCCTGCTGCCAAGCAGCATGCCGTCGCTGCCAACCTACCGCAAGGCCAACCCCTCCGAAGCACCGATCATGATGCTGGCGCTCACCTCCTCCACCCGCACCAGCGGCGAGCTGTATGATCTGGCCTCCAGCCAGATCAAGCAGAAGGTGGCGCAGGTGCAGGGCGTCGGTGAGGTGTCGCTGTTCGGCAGTGCCCTGCCGGCGGTGCGCATCGACCTGGAGCCGCAGCGCCTGACCCACTTTGGCCTGTCGCTGGACAGCGTGCGCAGCGCCATCGCCAACGCCACCAGCAACCAGCCGAAGGGGATGTTGCAGGGCAGCGGCCAATCCTGGGTGGTGGACAGCAACGGCCAGCTTGATCAGGCCAAGGCGTACCGCTCGCTGGTGATCCGCTATCAGGATGGGCAGGCGGTGCGGCTGAGCGACGTGGCGAAGGTCTATGACGCGGTGGAGGATAACTACAACGTCGGCTACTACAACGGCGCGCGCGCGGTGATGCTCGGCGTCACCCGTTCGGCCGGCGCCAACATGCTCCAGACCATCGACGCCATCAAGGCACAGATCCCGGCGCTGCGCGAGGCACTGCCAAGCGACACCGGCCTGCAAATTGTGGTGGATCGCTCGCCCAACATCCGCGCCTCGCTGCATGACACCGAGGAGACGCTGCTGATCGCGGTGCTGCTGGTGATTGCGGTGGTGTTCGTCTTCCTGCGCGACATCAAGGCGGTGATCATCCCGGCGCTGGCGTTGCCGGTGTCGCTGATTGGCACCTGCGCGCTGATGTACCTGCTCGGCTACAGCCTCGATAACCTCTCGCTGATGGCGCTGATCATCGCCACCGGTTTTGTGGTGGATGACGCCATCGTGGTGCTGGAGAACATCACCCGCTACATCGAGCAGGGGCTGGGGCCGGTGCGCGCCTCGCTGAAGGGGGCGCAGGAGGTGAGTTTCACCGTGCTGTCGATGACCCTGTCGCTGATCGCGGTGTTCCTGCCGATCCTGCTGATGGGCAGCATCGTCGGCCGGTTGTTCCGCGAGTTCGCCGTTACCCTGAGCATCTCGCTCGGCATCTCGATGCTGGTGTCGCTGAGCCTGACGCCGATGCTCTGCTCACGCCTGCTGCGCCGCAAGCCGCCAGTGGAGAAGCGCCCGCACCCGCTCTACATGGCGATTGAGCGCGCCCTCACCCGCCTGCTGGCGGCTTACAGCCGCGCGCTGAACTGGGTGATGCGCCACCAGCGGCTGACGCTGTTCAGCCTGCTGCTGACCATTATGCTCAACGTGTTTTTGTATGGCGTGGTGCAGAAGGGCTTCTTCCCCAATCAGGACACCGGCCTGTTGATGGGGATGTTGCGCGCCGACCAGAGCACCTCTTTCCAGTCGATGAAGCCGAAGATGGAGGCGTTTTCGAAGATGATCCAGGCCGACCCGGCGGTGGATGGTGTGATGTCCTCGATGGGCAGCGGCGGGTTTGGCTCGCGCAACAGCGCCAACTTCTTCGTGCACCTGAAGGACTTTGACCAGCGCGACGCCACCGCCGCCGAGGTCGCCAACCGCCTGACGATGAAGGGCATGAGCCAGCCGGGGCTGCAACTGTTCCTGATGCCAGCGCAAGACCTGCACATCGGCGGGCGCAGCGCCAACGCCTCCTACCAGTTCAGTTTGCAGGCCGATGATCTCGACACGCTGCGCACCTGGACGCCGAAGGTGCAGAAGGCGCTGGAGGCGCTGCCGCAGCTCACCAGCGTGGACAGCGACGCCCAGACCGGCGGCCAGGAGGTGATGCTGACCATTGACCGTGACGCCGCCACCCGGCTGGGCGTGGACGTCAATATGCTCGACACCATGCTGAACAACGCCTTCAGCCAGCGGCAGGTGGCGACCATCTACAAGACGCTGAACCAGTACCATGTGGTGATGAACCTCAACGCCAACTTCACCGGCGACCCGGCGATTTTGCACCAGCTGCATGTGGTGAACGATCAGGGCGACGCGGTGCCGCTGGACGCCTTCACCCGCCTGAGCGGGGCCAACGCGCCGCTGTCGGTGGCGCACCAAGGGCAGTCGGCCACCAGCACCGTGGCCTTCAACCTGGCGGATGGCGTGTCATTGGAGCAGGCGCAGCAGGCGATTGATGAGGCGATGGCGAAGATTGGCCTGCCGGACACCATTCAGGCTGGCTTCCAGGGCACGGCGAAAGCCTTTAGCGCCCTGACCGCCAGTATGCCGTGGCTGATTTTGGCGGCGCTGGCGGCGGTCTACATCGTGCTGGGGATGCTCTATGAGAGCTATATCCACCCGCTGACCATCCTCTCCACCCTGCCCTCGGCGGGCGTCGGCGCGCTGCTGTTGCTGTTGCTGACCAACACCCAGCTGACGGTGATCGCCCTGATCGGCATTTTGCTGTTGATTGGCATCGTGAAGAAGAACGCCATCATGATGATTGACTTTGCGCTGGCGGCGGAGCGCGATCGCGGCCTGACGCCGCAGCAGGCGATCACCCAAGCCTGCCTGATGCGTTTTCGCCCGATCATGATGACCACGCTGGCCGCCTTCTTTGGCGCGCTGCCTCTGGCGCTCGGCAGTGGCGGTGACGCCGACCTGCGCAGCCCGCTGGGGATGGCGATCGCCGGCGGGTTGGCGCTGAGCCAGCTTTTGACCCTGTTTACCACCCCGGTGGTCTATCTCTACCTCGATCGCCTGAGCCGCCGCACCCGGTCGGTCTGGCAACGGGTGCGCGCCCGTGGCGCGACAACTGGACACTGA
- a CDS encoding efflux transporter outer membrane subunit, producing MTKNFAPLFLALLLAGCTVGPDYQRPPAPMTAQFKEAKGWTQATPQDAAAKGDWWAGYHDPVLSSLLAQVRISNQNVAQYAAQYRQAQALVSGARASFFPTVTGTASSTRSATSGGSPGNSHQAQVGTSWELDLWGKLRRQLEEESATADASAAELANITLSAQSELAQDYFQIRILDQQIALYQRSVAAYERYLTVIENKYRAGSESRGTLSQAQTQLESARASAQDLQWQRAQLEHAVAVLMGRPPATFTLAVAPLTATLPAIPATLPSQLLQRRPDIAYAERSMAAANAAVGVAIAGYYPDLTLSASGGYSSSTLHNLISAPNRVWSLGPELSGTLLDFGATRASVEQARASYDASVASYRQSVLTAFEEVENYLVKLNTLEGELATQRRAADAAAESARVTYNQYQAGMIDYLDVATTEATRLSQQQSVLSLQGEQLVASVQLIAALGGGYGGPG from the coding sequence ATGACGAAGAATTTCGCTCCCCTTTTTCTGGCGCTGCTGCTGGCGGGCTGTACCGTCGGCCCGGACTACCAGCGCCCGCCCGCCCCGATGACCGCCCAGTTCAAGGAGGCGAAGGGCTGGACGCAGGCCACGCCGCAGGACGCCGCCGCCAAGGGCGACTGGTGGGCCGGTTACCATGATCCGGTGCTCTCCAGCCTGTTGGCGCAAGTGCGCATCTCCAACCAGAACGTGGCGCAGTATGCGGCGCAGTACCGTCAGGCACAGGCGCTGGTCTCTGGCGCGCGCGCCAGTTTCTTCCCGACCGTGACCGGCACCGCGAGCAGTACCCGCAGCGCCACTTCCGGTGGCTCGCCCGGCAACAGCCATCAGGCACAGGTGGGGACCAGCTGGGAGCTGGATCTGTGGGGCAAGCTGCGCCGCCAACTGGAGGAGGAGAGCGCCACCGCCGATGCCAGCGCCGCCGAGCTGGCGAACATTACCCTGAGCGCCCAGTCGGAGCTGGCGCAGGACTATTTCCAGATCCGCATTTTGGATCAGCAGATTGCGCTCTACCAACGCAGCGTGGCGGCCTATGAGCGTTACCTGACGGTGATTGAGAACAAGTACCGCGCTGGCAGTGAGTCACGCGGCACCCTGTCGCAGGCGCAGACCCAGCTGGAGAGCGCCCGCGCCTCGGCGCAGGATTTGCAGTGGCAGCGCGCCCAGCTGGAGCACGCGGTGGCGGTGCTGATGGGCCGCCCACCGGCCACCTTCACGCTGGCCGTTGCGCCGCTGACCGCCACCCTGCCGGCCATTCCCGCTACCCTGCCCTCGCAGCTGTTGCAGCGCCGCCCGGACATCGCCTACGCCGAGCGCAGCATGGCCGCCGCCAACGCCGCGGTGGGGGTGGCGATTGCCGGTTACTACCCGGATCTGACGCTGAGCGCCAGCGGCGGCTACAGCAGTTCGACGCTGCATAATTTGATCTCCGCGCCGAACCGCGTCTGGTCGCTTGGCCCAGAGTTGAGCGGCACCCTGCTGGACTTCGGCGCGACCCGCGCCAGTGTTGAGCAGGCGCGCGCCAGCTATGACGCCAGCGTCGCCAGCTACCGCCAGAGCGTGCTGACCGCCTTCGAGGAGGTGGAGAACTATCTGGTCAAGCTGAACACGCTGGAGGGCGAACTGGCCACCCAGCGCCGCGCCGCCGACGCCGCCGCGGAGTCCGCGCGCGTGACCTACAACCAGTACCAAGCCGGGATGATCGACTATCTGGATGTCGCCACCACCGAGGCGACGCGCCTGTCGCAGCAGCAGAGCGTGCTGTCGTTGCAGGGCGAGCAACTGGTCGCCAGCGTGCAGTTGATTGCCGCGCTGGGGGGCGGGTATGGGGGGCCTGGCTGA